Proteins from a single region of Candidatus Puniceispirillum marinum IMCC1322:
- a CDS encoding DUF6165 family protein, with protein MSVGEVLDKITILEIKLENINDTAKLANVETELSHLRPLVSDEMFLTDHMVDLIDQLKSINKALWDIEDDIRIQEYKGDFGSRFIELARAVYVTNDERAHIKKQINLATGSVIVEEKSYEDYSRDEAVS; from the coding sequence ATGTCAGTTGGTGAAGTGCTGGATAAGATCACCATCCTTGAAATCAAGTTGGAAAACATCAATGACACGGCGAAATTGGCCAATGTCGAAACAGAATTATCGCATCTGCGGCCGCTGGTTTCAGACGAGATGTTTTTAACCGATCATATGGTCGATTTGATTGACCAGTTGAAGTCGATTAACAAAGCGTTATGGGATATCGAGGACGATATCCGCATTCAAGAATACAAAGGCGATTTCGGATCACGGTTCATCGAGCTTGCCCGGGCTGTATATGTGACAAACGACGAGCGCGCGCATATCAAGAAACAGATTAACCTAGCCACTGGTTCGGTCATCGTCGAAGAAAAATCCTATGAAGATTACAGTCGTGATGAGGCCGTCAGCTAG
- a CDS encoding AzlC family ABC transporter permease: MPDKAVTSSKDEFWLGVRDELPMMLGIIPFGLVFGVLGISSGLTPLQTILMSSILFGGASQVVFVQLWASNVPALVVGGSVSVINLRHALYSASIASYLRPLPLRWRIILGYLLTDEAYAISIRRFTNKPYSPNQHFHLLGAGLTLWISWQCATITGVLAGTTIPPEWSLGFAIPLTFIAIVAPAIKSRADLAACITAGTIAITGQNLPFKTWIVLAAIGGIVAGWSVKTVTRRPRRQDAGGPS; the protein is encoded by the coding sequence ATGCCCGACAAAGCCGTAACATCATCCAAAGACGAGTTTTGGCTCGGTGTGCGTGATGAGCTGCCAATGATGCTTGGCATTATTCCATTCGGCCTTGTTTTTGGCGTGTTGGGTATTTCCAGCGGATTAACACCACTTCAAACCATTCTGATGTCGTCCATTTTGTTTGGCGGTGCCAGTCAGGTGGTCTTTGTCCAACTATGGGCAAGCAATGTACCAGCCTTAGTAGTGGGCGGATCCGTAAGCGTGATCAATTTACGCCATGCACTCTACAGCGCATCAATAGCCTCCTATCTGCGCCCTCTTCCCCTGCGGTGGCGCATTATTCTGGGCTATTTGCTTACCGACGAAGCCTATGCGATTTCAATCCGGCGCTTTACGAATAAGCCTTATAGCCCAAACCAGCATTTTCATCTTCTTGGCGCTGGCCTGACATTATGGATTAGCTGGCAATGCGCAACCATTACAGGCGTATTGGCAGGCACAACAATTCCGCCTGAATGGTCGCTTGGTTTTGCCATCCCTCTGACATTCATCGCCATAGTGGCCCCCGCCATCAAGTCCCGTGCTGATCTTGCTGCCTGCATCACCGCTGGCACCATCGCTATTACAGGCCAAAATTTACCTTTCAAAACATGGATCGTTCTGGCGGCCATAGGCGGAATTGTGGCTGGCTGGAGCGTCAAAACTGTAACGCGGCGCCCACGAAGGCAGGACGCCGGAGGGCCGTCATGA
- a CDS encoding AzlD domain-containing protein, with protein sequence MIWFVIIATGLINFATRISMFSGYSPKQLPNWLEDALSFVPIAVLTAIIAPAVLFNDAGMISIVDNTRFYAALVAIVIALITRSVLATISSGLMILWALTYSGF encoded by the coding sequence ATGATCTGGTTTGTTATCATCGCTACTGGACTGATTAACTTTGCCACACGCATTAGCATGTTCTCGGGCTATTCTCCCAAACAATTACCGAACTGGCTTGAAGATGCGCTTAGCTTCGTGCCGATAGCCGTTTTAACCGCAATCATCGCACCGGCGGTGCTGTTTAACGATGCCGGCATGATCTCGATCGTCGATAATACACGTTTTTATGCGGCGCTTGTGGCCATAGTCATTGCCCTGATTACACGTTCGGTTTTGGCCACGATTTCCTCAGGTCTGATGATATTATGGGCACTAACCTATTCCGGTTTTTAG
- a CDS encoding MFS transporter gives MGTVAQTSLVMIFGLFLAISFGFGLDLVSAFLPDIQAEIGFDYNYLGLLTAGGKIGLIIGGVTCYLLAPLFGNCRLVVLAVALTGLSLIGLGYAEQPWMVGLCMFLAGFATIVSWAPMVGVFARFISKAHMGKAFGAVGTGAGIGTFASGSIAPYFINNFDWRAGVITVGLGCLIFVGLSAVYLWHMNILEKKISASIAPQDLQSKSVSLGTLLSRDVMMLWCLLFFVGFTMQPFQNYLSPFIRDELQYSAEIARDAWVAMGATGLFAGIVMGMASDRFGIGNVIIVALACLIAANVFLILHHDTLYFIGAGIGFGLCFYSVPALIPTYIGKVYDAVLATQIFAGGNIMLGIGAVFGNVFGGVTKEYLGTFKIYYISAIMAVFVMMVLCYFVMCRQRPKARAV, from the coding sequence ATGGGCACAGTGGCACAAACATCATTGGTGATGATTTTTGGCTTGTTCTTGGCCATTTCATTTGGATTCGGTCTGGATCTTGTTTCCGCATTTCTGCCTGACATCCAGGCGGAAATCGGTTTTGATTATAACTATCTTGGGCTTTTAACAGCAGGCGGCAAGATAGGTCTGATCATTGGTGGTGTGACCTGTTATCTGTTAGCCCCTTTGTTTGGTAATTGTCGTCTTGTGGTGTTAGCTGTTGCGCTGACTGGATTGAGTCTGATTGGGTTGGGATATGCAGAACAGCCTTGGATGGTTGGCCTGTGCATGTTTTTGGCTGGATTTGCGACCATTGTCTCATGGGCCCCAATGGTTGGCGTTTTTGCCCGCTTTATTTCCAAGGCGCATATGGGTAAGGCCTTTGGTGCGGTTGGAACGGGCGCCGGAATAGGTACATTTGCCAGCGGATCTATTGCCCCCTATTTTATAAATAATTTTGACTGGCGAGCAGGGGTGATAACAGTTGGCTTAGGCTGTCTGATATTTGTTGGCTTATCGGCAGTATATCTTTGGCACATGAATATTCTTGAAAAAAAGATCAGTGCATCAATAGCGCCTCAAGATTTGCAATCCAAGTCTGTATCGCTTGGCACATTGCTGTCTCGTGATGTTATGATGCTGTGGTGTTTGTTGTTCTTTGTTGGTTTTACCATGCAGCCTTTTCAGAATTACCTGTCTCCATTTATCCGCGATGAATTGCAATATTCAGCCGAAATTGCCCGTGATGCGTGGGTGGCGATGGGGGCAACAGGTTTGTTTGCTGGCATTGTAATGGGGATGGCGTCTGACCGTTTTGGCATTGGTAATGTCATAATCGTGGCCTTGGCTTGTTTGATCGCGGCGAATGTGTTTTTGATTCTGCACCATGATACACTTTATTTCATCGGGGCCGGTATCGGGTTCGGTCTATGTTTCTATTCGGTGCCAGCGCTCATTCCCACCTATATAGGTAAGGTATATGACGCCGTATTAGCCACGCAGATTTTTGCAGGTGGTAATATAATGCTGGGTATCGGTGCGGTATTTGGCAATGTGTTTGGCGGCGTCACCAAGGAGTATCTGGGCACTTTCAAAATATATTATATAAGCGCGATTATGGCGGTATTTGTCATGATGGTGCTTTGTTATTTTGTCATGTGTAGGCAGCGGCCAAAGGCCAGAGCTGTTTGA
- a CDS encoding amino acid synthesis family protein — MKPEIRKIVTYEDTTFIEGFKAVAEPWHMFAAAAVFTNPWAGQFVDDLRPGIQAIAPVIGEMLSARVVDMAGGGDKIEAYGKAAIVGMNGEIEHASGVTHTLRFGNFYREAVGAKSYLSFTNLRGPANTAITIPMMDKIDAGRRSHYLTLQFAIGDAPGPDEILVALGGATTGRPHHRIGDRYQDLAEMGNDVDNPAGV; from the coding sequence ATCAAGCCCGAAATCCGTAAAATCGTCACCTATGAAGACACCACCTTCATTGAAGGGTTTAAGGCGGTTGCTGAGCCATGGCATATGTTTGCGGCGGCAGCCGTATTTACAAATCCATGGGCAGGACAATTTGTTGATGATTTGCGCCCCGGTATTCAGGCAATAGCCCCCGTGATTGGAGAGATGCTTAGTGCGCGTGTTGTTGACATGGCAGGTGGTGGCGACAAAATCGAAGCCTACGGCAAGGCAGCAATTGTGGGCATGAATGGTGAGATTGAACATGCGTCTGGCGTGACCCATACCCTACGCTTTGGCAATTTCTACCGTGAAGCGGTAGGGGCAAAATCTTATCTAAGCTTTACCAATCTTCGCGGCCCAGCCAATACCGCCATTACCATTCCGATGATGGATAAAATCGATGCGGGACGGCGGTCACATTATCTGACTTTGCAATTTGCAATTGGCGACGCGCCAGGACCTGATGAGATTCTGGTAGCACTTGGCGGCGCAACGACCGGACGTCCGCATCATCGTATTGGTGATCGTTATCAGGACCTTGCCGAAATGGGCAATGATGTGGATAACCCCGCCGGCGTTTAG